The Castor canadensis chromosome 13, mCasCan1.hap1v2, whole genome shotgun sequence genome has a window encoding:
- the LOC109691831 gene encoding protein NipSnap homolog 3A-like isoform X3, which translates to MLALRSRLTRALTARRLAPQVCSSFATGPRQTDGTFYEFRTYYLKPSKMNEFLENFKKNVHLRTAHSELIGYWSVEFGGRMNTVFHIWKYDNFAHRAAVRKALAKDKVWQEQFLIPNLALIDKQESEIAYLVPWCKIEKPPKNVTNFFGISSAVTTLVAISHLLLPGLANTVFFFFFFVVTSILMTDHDLPDSSELFHQGGGCHQPSGQFASAGPCTCLSKGLLFPW; encoded by the exons GTGTGCTCATCTTTTGCTACGGGCCCCAGACAGACTGATGGAACATTCTATGAGTTTCGTACCTATTATCTTAAACCTTCAAAGATGAATGAGTTCttggaaaattttaagaaaaacgtTCATCTTCGGACAGCTCACTCTGAACTGATTGGATATTGGAGTGTAGAATTTGGAGGCAGAATGAACACAGTATTTCATATTTGGAAATATG ATAATTTTGCTCATCGAGCTGCAGTTAGGAAAGCATTGGCCAAAGATAAGGTATGGCAAGAACAGTTCCTCATTCCAAATTTGGCTCTTATTGATAAACAAGAGAGTGAGATTGCTTACCTGGTACCATGGTGCAAAATAGAAAAACCTCCAAAAAATG TCACCAACTTCTTTGGAATCTCCTCTGCAGTCACAACCTTGGTGGCCATCTCACATCTCCTCCTTCCAGGACTAGCCAacaccgttttttttttttttttttttgtggtgaccTCCATATTGATGACAGACCATGACCTCCCAGACTCATCAGAATTATTCCACCAAGGTGGAGGCTGTCATCAACCATCTGGACAGTTTGCATCTGCAGGCCCCTGCACCTGCCTATCAAAAGGACTGCTATTTCCATGGTGA
- the LOC109691831 gene encoding protein NipSnap homolog 3A-like isoform X4 — MLALRSRLTRALTARRLAPQVCSSFATGPRQTDGTFYEFRTYYLKPSKMNEFLENFKKNVHLRTAHSELIGYWSVEFGGRMNTVFHIWKYDNFAHRAAVRKALAKDKVWQEQFLIPNLALIDKQESEIAYLVPWCKIEKPPKNAFGWHRSRDSLSFSHQLLWNLLCSHNLGGHLTSPPSRTSQHRFFFFFFCGDLHIDDRP; from the exons GTGTGCTCATCTTTTGCTACGGGCCCCAGACAGACTGATGGAACATTCTATGAGTTTCGTACCTATTATCTTAAACCTTCAAAGATGAATGAGTTCttggaaaattttaagaaaaacgtTCATCTTCGGACAGCTCACTCTGAACTGATTGGATATTGGAGTGTAGAATTTGGAGGCAGAATGAACACAGTATTTCATATTTGGAAATATG ATAATTTTGCTCATCGAGCTGCAGTTAGGAAAGCATTGGCCAAAGATAAGGTATGGCAAGAACAGTTCCTCATTCCAAATTTGGCTCTTATTGATAAACAAGAGAGTGAGATTGCTTACCTGGTACCATGGTGCAAAATAGAAAAACCTCCAAAAAATG CGTTTGGATGGCACAGATCCAGGGACTCCCTCTCTTTCAGTCACCAACTTCTTTGGAATCTCCTCTGCAGTCACAACCTTGGTGGCCATCTCACATCTCCTCCTTCCAGGACTAGCCAacaccgttttttttttttttttttttgtggtgaccTCCATATTGATGACAGACCATGA